Proteins from a single region of Streptomyces sp. Tu 3180:
- the dndE gene encoding DNA sulfur modification protein DndE translates to MPVDNVRLSQPAKDRLVYLKRTTGITQWNVLCRWALLLSLKDPSTPLVKDIVTDSNVEMTWKTFAGQHGDVYLALLKQRCAAIGQEVSDENVARMLTVHLHRGIGYLGADKAMATIEGMIGSVVPS, encoded by the coding sequence ATGCCGGTTGACAACGTCCGCCTGTCCCAACCAGCTAAGGACCGGCTGGTTTACCTCAAGCGCACCACCGGCATCACCCAGTGGAACGTACTGTGCCGCTGGGCGTTGCTGCTGTCCCTCAAAGACCCCTCGACTCCGCTGGTCAAGGATATCGTCACCGACTCCAACGTGGAGATGACCTGGAAGACCTTCGCCGGCCAGCACGGTGATGTCTATCTGGCCCTGCTCAAGCAGCGATGCGCGGCGATTGGGCAGGAAGTCTCCGATGAGAACGTCGCTCGCATGCTGACCGTGCACCTGCACCGCGGCATCGGATATCTGGGCGCGGACAAGGCGATGGCCACCATCGAAGGAATGATCGGCTCCGTCGTGCCCTCCTGA
- a CDS encoding histone-like nucleoid-structuring protein Lsr2 — MEEVFDLLSGILLSSGNLVDEDCAILFPALHATTVIEDLDMKNGATAALAEFGILELDDLRGMTPHHLSLHLPLTRGEVATFLSAVMRAVALPDETLHAVAVTQWFSELDSEEQSILLLQRCAPKRQELSTLAMQHHMPLERLQELCDELSHRLNAAMATSPALRAAVADFDHVTHAPTPLAQLQHRRPWLGGFLPGSDVSFMSLLSSLRHVEVQEQWICRPSVREQVQKTLSILSFEEDEVMALPVARRLLSQQGWVAAYIDSWLDFCGISSRSGQLHFSGMSTPELDDLSRQDAQPAPINRPPAKNLDGAPQSGMHDHDMDSESPSSAGGTPDQADAIAIRAWARSNGFAIGERGRISRVVQEAYAAALGDTSHAASPREAPPLSLTRDDPSGSPDSALAEEFATLAALMNPDEQGITFGSLLRLGEELPPQAQNIVHRILNATLGESGWIVDREEVTQASAGAPVWKTLKQRAREVLQEADHPLSIGELASRMGDIVNERYLKAQIAADLRFTRSDIDAWALTEWQLRPYTSVRELVEEEVDKAGGSIESAELVKVLTQAFSIKESTLRQVISSAPFTARGGRVQRLTDLESGRGQGDTHRADEPADNTAGVQLARDLGLDF; from the coding sequence ATGGAAGAAGTCTTTGACCTGCTCAGCGGTATTCTGCTGTCGAGCGGGAACCTCGTGGACGAAGACTGCGCAATACTCTTTCCGGCTTTGCATGCCACCACTGTCATCGAAGACCTCGATATGAAAAACGGTGCTACTGCAGCATTGGCGGAGTTCGGAATTCTTGAGCTAGATGATTTGCGGGGCATGACACCGCATCATCTCAGTTTGCACCTTCCCCTGACACGGGGTGAGGTGGCCACCTTCTTGAGTGCTGTAATGCGTGCGGTCGCCCTGCCGGACGAGACCTTGCACGCTGTAGCGGTAACACAGTGGTTCAGTGAGCTGGACAGCGAAGAACAAAGCATCCTGCTCTTGCAGCGATGTGCCCCAAAACGCCAGGAATTGTCCACGCTGGCGATGCAGCACCACATGCCTTTGGAACGCTTGCAGGAACTCTGTGACGAGCTATCCCATCGCCTCAACGCTGCCATGGCCACATCCCCTGCTTTGCGGGCAGCCGTGGCGGATTTCGACCATGTCACCCATGCGCCGACACCTTTGGCGCAGCTCCAGCACCGGCGTCCGTGGCTAGGCGGCTTTTTGCCGGGCAGTGATGTGAGTTTTATGTCGCTGCTGTCCTCCCTGCGTCACGTCGAAGTGCAGGAACAATGGATATGCCGCCCCTCTGTGCGCGAGCAAGTGCAAAAAACTCTGAGCATCCTTAGTTTTGAAGAGGATGAGGTTATGGCGCTTCCCGTTGCTCGGAGGCTATTGAGTCAACAGGGATGGGTTGCAGCATACATTGATTCCTGGCTCGATTTTTGCGGAATTTCTTCCCGATCGGGTCAGCTGCACTTCAGTGGCATGTCCACCCCCGAACTCGATGATCTTTCGCGACAGGATGCCCAGCCGGCACCAATCAATCGCCCGCCTGCGAAGAATCTCGACGGTGCGCCACAGTCGGGCATGCACGATCACGACATGGATTCGGAGTCGCCTTCTTCGGCTGGTGGCACACCAGACCAGGCAGATGCCATCGCTATTCGCGCATGGGCACGCAGCAACGGATTTGCCATAGGAGAGCGTGGACGTATTTCGCGAGTTGTTCAAGAAGCCTATGCTGCGGCACTCGGCGACACGTCGCATGCTGCCTCCCCGCGAGAAGCGCCACCACTGTCTCTCACCCGTGATGATCCCTCCGGCTCGCCGGATAGCGCGCTTGCCGAGGAGTTCGCGACGCTCGCTGCTCTGATGAACCCCGATGAGCAGGGCATAACATTCGGTTCTCTCTTGCGGCTCGGAGAAGAACTACCGCCGCAGGCGCAGAACATCGTCCATCGCATCCTGAACGCCACCCTGGGGGAAAGCGGCTGGATTGTAGACAGAGAGGAAGTTACACAGGCTAGCGCGGGTGCCCCTGTCTGGAAAACACTTAAGCAGCGCGCTCGGGAGGTACTCCAGGAAGCGGATCATCCGCTTTCAATCGGCGAACTCGCCTCACGCATGGGCGACATCGTAAATGAGCGGTATTTGAAGGCGCAGATTGCCGCTGACCTGCGTTTCACGCGCAGCGATATTGACGCCTGGGCGCTGACAGAATGGCAATTGCGCCCTTACACCAGCGTGCGTGAACTAGTGGAAGAAGAAGTCGATAAGGCGGGCGGCAGTATAGAAAGTGCCGAGCTCGTGAAGGTATTGACGCAAGCTTTTTCCATCAAAGAATCCACCCTGCGACAGGTAATCTCCTCTGCACCTTTCACTGCTCGCGGGGGACGAGTGCAACGCCTCACCGACCTTGAGAGCGGGAGGGGCCAAGGCGACACGCATCGGGCCGACGAGCCCGCCGATAACACTGCGGGTGTTCAGCTCGCCCGGGATCTCGGATTGGACTTCTAG
- a CDS encoding DNA phosphorothioation system restriction enzyme gives MHALEALRDAGLGGEYRSDRGNVVDEFYVPALRASTAYDRAVGYFTASVLAVIGEGIEEFTRRAGTMRIVASPYLLAEDIAEIEAGYELRAVMEKAALRDLERATEDVRAVRGLGKLGALIAEGRLDMKLAYVTAGSRVGMYHEKIGVFRDDHDLVAFKGSANETLSGLVGNFESIEVFRSWEERDRERALRISKDFDDLWHDKTPLLRVMPFTDAAKQIIERSSCAAPDPNDDTVIPPSGAPITVIREDRTGMLTIPPQLQVRDYQKRAVAQWFAQQGRGILRMATGTGKTLTALSAAAQVTKMLRKAGEPLLTVVIAPYQHLVDQWGKDIEWFGVHPLRAYESTASWFPRASQMLDSLALHTTRGGVIITTNKTFGETAFQSILQRYRGQLLLIADEAHNLGARHIRSKLPDSAQFRLGLSATPERWFDDEGTTALTDYFGPVVFELGLGDAIKAGALCRYTYKPVIVELDADETDLYIEITEKIGRLFAMQQFSEQADENSPLGHLLRKRANLLGHARAKLPALRREISQRSEEWYQLLYCAEGQHPLSYEDGAAPEPAQIDQVLDLVGNQLHMPAARYTAETKRPERQQVLQRFADRKLQVIASMRCLDEGVDVPAARTAYLLASSSNPRQFIQRRGRVLRQAPGKTTADIVDFIVVPPPNMPDLQDRTERSMVARELARVTEFAQLADNEAETLDLLRPLRLRYGLLDT, from the coding sequence GTGCACGCTCTTGAGGCTCTCCGGGATGCCGGTCTTGGGGGAGAGTACCGTAGCGACCGCGGCAACGTTGTCGATGAGTTCTACGTACCGGCTCTGCGGGCATCGACCGCCTACGATCGTGCTGTCGGCTATTTCACGGCCTCTGTCCTGGCCGTCATCGGCGAGGGCATAGAAGAATTCACTCGGCGCGCCGGGACGATGCGCATCGTGGCCTCGCCCTATCTCCTCGCCGAAGACATCGCCGAGATCGAAGCGGGCTACGAGCTCCGCGCCGTCATGGAGAAGGCTGCCCTACGCGACCTGGAGCGTGCGACGGAAGACGTCAGGGCGGTGCGCGGACTTGGCAAGCTCGGCGCGCTCATCGCCGAGGGGCGACTGGACATGAAGCTCGCCTACGTCACGGCCGGCAGCCGGGTCGGCATGTATCACGAAAAGATCGGCGTCTTCCGCGATGACCACGACCTCGTCGCGTTCAAGGGCAGCGCGAATGAGACGCTGTCGGGCCTGGTGGGGAACTTCGAGTCCATCGAGGTGTTCCGTAGCTGGGAGGAGCGAGACCGCGAACGGGCTTTGCGTATCAGCAAAGACTTCGACGACCTGTGGCATGACAAGACCCCCCTGCTTCGTGTGATGCCCTTCACCGACGCCGCCAAGCAGATCATCGAGCGCAGCAGCTGCGCTGCACCTGACCCCAACGACGACACAGTGATCCCCCCGTCCGGCGCACCGATCACTGTCATCCGCGAAGACCGCACCGGTATGCTGACCATCCCTCCGCAGCTGCAAGTGCGCGACTACCAGAAGAGGGCCGTCGCCCAGTGGTTTGCCCAGCAGGGCCGCGGCATCCTGCGCATGGCAACCGGCACCGGCAAGACCCTCACCGCCCTGTCCGCCGCTGCCCAAGTGACCAAGATGCTCCGCAAGGCCGGCGAACCACTGCTCACCGTCGTGATCGCCCCCTACCAGCACCTGGTCGACCAGTGGGGGAAAGACATCGAGTGGTTCGGCGTGCACCCCCTACGCGCCTACGAGTCGACCGCCTCATGGTTCCCCCGCGCCTCCCAAATGTTGGATTCGCTGGCGCTGCACACCACCCGCGGCGGCGTCATCATCACCACGAACAAGACCTTCGGCGAGACCGCCTTCCAAAGCATCCTCCAGCGCTACCGCGGCCAGCTCCTCCTCATCGCCGACGAGGCACATAACCTCGGGGCCCGGCACATCCGCTCCAAGCTGCCCGACAGCGCACAGTTTCGCCTCGGACTGTCGGCCACCCCGGAACGCTGGTTCGACGACGAAGGCACCACCGCACTCACCGACTACTTCGGCCCGGTGGTCTTCGAGCTGGGCCTCGGTGACGCCATCAAAGCAGGAGCACTGTGCCGCTACACCTATAAGCCCGTGATCGTGGAACTGGATGCCGACGAGACTGACCTCTACATAGAGATCACCGAAAAGATCGGCAGGCTGTTCGCGATGCAACAGTTCTCCGAACAAGCCGACGAGAACAGCCCCCTGGGCCACCTGCTGCGCAAACGAGCCAACCTCCTCGGCCACGCCCGCGCGAAACTCCCAGCGCTGCGACGGGAGATCAGCCAACGCAGCGAGGAGTGGTATCAGCTGCTGTACTGCGCAGAAGGACAGCACCCCCTGTCGTACGAAGACGGCGCCGCGCCGGAACCAGCGCAGATTGATCAAGTACTCGACCTCGTCGGCAATCAACTGCATATGCCCGCCGCTCGCTACACCGCCGAGACCAAACGCCCCGAACGTCAGCAGGTCCTGCAGCGCTTCGCCGACCGCAAGCTGCAAGTGATCGCCTCTATGCGCTGCCTGGACGAAGGCGTCGACGTGCCCGCCGCCCGTACCGCATACCTGCTGGCCAGCTCCTCCAACCCCCGGCAGTTCATTCAACGCCGCGGCCGAGTGCTGCGACAGGCACCGGGCAAGACCACGGCCGACATCGTCGACTTCATCGTGGTCCCCCCGCCTAATATGCCCGACCTGCAGGACCGCACCGAACGCAGCATGGTGGCTCGCGAGCTGGCCCGCGTGACGGAGTTCGCACAACTGGCGGACAACGAAGCCGAGACCCTCGACCTCCTTCGTCCACTACGCCTGCGATATGGCCTGCTCGACACCTGA
- a CDS encoding AAA family ATPase, protein MKLLRLTLDNFRAFYGRQTLDLAVDDSKPAVLIFGNNGAGKTTLLNAFAWALYGKFSADVEQQHRVIHDHKWAETPHGTPVSASVELKFEHAGVIFTALREVATVKNTDEQIAVAAKLTLNEIKNGESKPVANGQDRIEKILPEGLRRFFFFNGERMEKMFTGEENNDEVKRAIKTLMDLEPMERAITEHLPAAARRLAKEIDKGGDSRLQQLRDQQESLEQQRDDATRRAQKVSRDISSYEREVREMERALRSHSESKPLQNARKKLEWKINEMGGQLQDRYARKREILSKGGFLAFTSHIDETVIGLAEAMRERRQLPAGIQRDFIEGLLDEGKCMCGTPVPQGSAAYQELDKRRYNAGLADVEARWMYVSGQMKHLGEARQKLLDDLRQATFEIQNCQDEIKSLEEEKSEIDRQLQGVNIEDVQRLEQRRKEYDEKRIDGLAEHRRLEERRVEFEAEIDKMKRLFRSAQAADEASRKVQRQVNLVNEVLDTFREALELKTEEVREQLDAKLKEVFSRIFIKSYEPELTDSFELLLKSPAGIAIRSTGENQVLGLSFVGAVSEIAKQIHQRKAKDSEDIIGEGGIYPVVMDAPFGSLDFTYQEEISQALPKLTSQIVTLLSNSQASGKVMDNLQGAATRMYVLRTVTPNTDAAQETIEINNRAVAYVTHGDFEHTILEEVAF, encoded by the coding sequence GTGAAGCTGCTGAGGCTGACCCTGGACAACTTTCGTGCGTTCTACGGCCGCCAGACGCTGGATCTCGCCGTCGACGACTCCAAGCCGGCGGTGCTGATCTTCGGCAACAACGGTGCAGGCAAGACCACCCTCCTCAATGCCTTCGCCTGGGCGTTGTACGGCAAGTTCTCCGCCGACGTCGAGCAGCAGCACCGCGTCATCCATGACCACAAATGGGCGGAGACCCCGCACGGCACGCCCGTCAGCGCGTCGGTGGAACTGAAATTCGAACACGCAGGGGTGATCTTCACTGCGCTGCGTGAGGTGGCCACCGTCAAGAACACTGACGAGCAGATAGCCGTCGCAGCCAAGCTCACCCTCAACGAGATCAAAAACGGCGAGAGCAAGCCCGTAGCCAACGGTCAGGATCGCATCGAAAAGATCCTTCCCGAAGGCCTCCGTCGCTTCTTCTTCTTCAACGGTGAGCGCATGGAGAAGATGTTCACCGGCGAGGAGAACAACGACGAGGTCAAACGCGCCATCAAGACCTTGATGGATCTTGAACCAATGGAGCGGGCGATCACCGAGCACCTTCCCGCAGCCGCACGACGCCTCGCAAAAGAGATCGACAAGGGCGGCGACAGTCGCCTCCAGCAGCTGCGCGATCAACAGGAAAGCCTCGAACAGCAGCGTGACGACGCCACCCGGCGTGCGCAGAAAGTCTCCCGCGACATTAGCAGCTACGAGAGGGAAGTCCGGGAGATGGAACGAGCGCTGCGTAGCCACTCGGAGTCCAAGCCTCTGCAAAACGCTCGCAAGAAGCTCGAATGGAAAATCAACGAGATGGGGGGGCAGCTACAGGACCGGTACGCACGCAAGCGTGAGATCCTCTCCAAGGGGGGCTTTCTCGCCTTCACGTCGCACATCGACGAAACGGTGATCGGGTTGGCAGAAGCCATGCGCGAGCGCCGCCAACTGCCTGCCGGCATCCAACGGGACTTCATCGAGGGCCTCCTCGACGAAGGCAAGTGCATGTGCGGAACGCCCGTTCCCCAGGGGAGCGCGGCATATCAAGAGCTGGACAAGCGCCGCTACAACGCCGGTCTTGCCGATGTGGAAGCCCGCTGGATGTATGTCAGTGGGCAGATGAAACACCTCGGCGAGGCACGCCAAAAGCTCCTAGACGACTTGCGACAGGCCACATTCGAGATCCAGAACTGCCAGGACGAGATCAAGAGCCTGGAGGAAGAGAAGAGCGAGATCGACCGCCAGCTGCAGGGCGTCAACATCGAAGACGTACAGCGCCTCGAGCAGCGACGCAAGGAGTACGACGAAAAACGCATCGACGGACTGGCCGAGCACCGCCGGCTGGAAGAGCGCCGGGTCGAGTTCGAAGCCGAGATCGACAAGATGAAGAGACTCTTCAGGTCCGCGCAGGCAGCGGACGAAGCGTCCCGAAAGGTGCAGCGACAGGTCAATCTCGTCAACGAGGTACTGGACACCTTCCGCGAGGCACTGGAACTGAAGACCGAAGAGGTCCGCGAACAGCTCGATGCGAAGCTCAAGGAGGTCTTCTCAAGGATCTTCATCAAGTCCTACGAGCCCGAACTAACAGACTCCTTTGAACTGTTGCTGAAGTCACCCGCCGGCATCGCTATCCGCAGCACGGGCGAAAACCAGGTCCTGGGCTTGTCCTTCGTCGGCGCAGTCTCGGAGATCGCCAAGCAGATCCACCAGCGCAAGGCCAAAGACAGCGAAGACATCATCGGCGAAGGAGGCATCTACCCCGTCGTCATGGATGCCCCCTTCGGCAGCCTGGACTTCACCTATCAAGAAGAAATCTCCCAAGCACTGCCGAAGCTCACCTCGCAGATCGTTACCCTGCTTTCCAACTCCCAGGCGAGTGGCAAGGTGATGGACAACCTTCAAGGAGCGGCCACTCGCATGTACGTGCTGCGCACGGTTACCCCCAACACGGACGCCGCGCAAGAGACGATCGAGATCAACAACCGGGCCGTCGCCTACGTCACGCACGGCGATTTCGAGCACACCATCTTGGAAGAGGTGGCCTTCTGA
- a CDS encoding DNA phosphorothioation-associated protein 4: MAYEDRFRRPAAHEDLISALAGKEGPFNAMVDVLMFAAVLGRNKGKREPFDKAGEPIRLALIEGRQYGDVLIDMIAVAEEPNDPKILADERQPDRVEIFEEYANGGLNYIQGEVNATGGHDYVSIISTLVMDALTEPDERQNDVSALMQAADLDW, translated from the coding sequence ATGGCATACGAAGATCGTTTCCGCAGGCCAGCCGCCCATGAGGACCTTATCTCGGCGCTGGCCGGCAAAGAGGGCCCTTTCAACGCGATGGTGGACGTGCTCATGTTCGCGGCCGTGCTAGGCCGCAACAAGGGCAAGCGAGAGCCCTTCGATAAAGCTGGCGAGCCCATTCGCCTGGCGCTGATCGAAGGCCGCCAGTACGGCGATGTACTCATCGACATGATCGCAGTGGCCGAGGAGCCCAACGATCCGAAGATCCTCGCCGACGAGCGCCAGCCCGACCGGGTTGAAATCTTTGAGGAGTACGCCAACGGCGGACTGAACTATATACAAGGCGAGGTCAACGCCACCGGTGGGCACGACTACGTCTCCATCATCAGCACCCTAGTCATGGATGCTCTCACCGAACCCGACGAGCGGCAGAACGACGTCTCCGCACTAATGCAAGCCGCAGATCTAGACTGGTAG
- a CDS encoding DUF262 domain-containing protein, producing the protein MTFGAASVSPRSVGMGALLEEHHPFWVPVYQRAYAWDEQTSAFITDVKELLADTSSQRGHFFGGFVCIEHTDHSQSRPHTYQIVDGQQRLTTFVLTLSEIAAAAEDVSEKARRAGDDRAANSASILSEDMRSRFIYWKHFNVTEGRVEERPRLKLSTADNKIFQDLLKGRDVTASRESHELLIAAQKALQGKLIKPIVEAAPSWMEKVEALDRLRHALTVQSHVIQIVCLDRERAYQLFSVLNDRGRSLEDADLLRSYTLEQLEQHPHEQRVAAATWDELLKTPAAKVSSFLKAYYPSTTGTRAGTPLFQKLCDAYFPQKPPTAPSRVSQQISSFLKEKDTYLKIAEGEWPFETAVVPGFTPEASAWQKDRLARLVRTLKHELALPLLLAASQCATEKRFAELVFMLEIFAFRYKNVCSGHASPAQAIYYAEAKRIREATAAGKEVRWNDLRIKLQGLLDKSASDEHFKVSLDNHLRYDRGSAQKANLREFLTTLEDHREWLEKGAPGQPKPNMMSVFDLQQVTIEHIYPQNPLPGDEQPEMRELLNRLGNLTFFGPRENSDAGNKSFSVKCKQYYAQSQVGLTRSMIKFSQWTETEYKERLHDLQADACKVFRLL; encoded by the coding sequence ATGACGTTCGGTGCTGCATCTGTCTCCCCCCGCAGCGTGGGCATGGGAGCGCTCCTGGAGGAGCATCACCCTTTCTGGGTCCCCGTGTATCAGCGGGCATACGCCTGGGATGAGCAGACGTCAGCTTTCATCACGGACGTTAAAGAGCTCCTGGCAGACACCAGCAGCCAGCGCGGCCACTTCTTCGGCGGTTTTGTGTGTATCGAGCACACGGATCACTCCCAATCGAGGCCCCATACCTACCAGATTGTCGATGGCCAGCAGCGCCTAACTACCTTTGTTCTGACGTTGTCAGAAATTGCTGCTGCAGCAGAGGATGTTTCAGAGAAGGCTCGGCGCGCAGGTGATGACCGAGCTGCCAATTCTGCAAGCATTCTCTCTGAGGACATGCGCAGTCGCTTCATCTACTGGAAACACTTCAACGTCACTGAAGGGCGAGTTGAGGAACGTCCTCGGCTGAAGCTTTCCACGGCTGACAACAAAATTTTCCAAGATCTGCTTAAGGGCCGGGATGTCACCGCCTCTCGGGAGAGCCATGAGCTTCTGATTGCTGCGCAGAAAGCTCTCCAGGGCAAGTTGATTAAGCCCATCGTTGAGGCTGCTCCTTCTTGGATGGAAAAGGTAGAAGCACTGGACCGTCTCCGTCATGCCCTGACTGTTCAGTCGCATGTCATTCAGATCGTCTGCCTGGACCGAGAAAGAGCGTATCAGCTTTTTAGCGTCCTCAACGATCGAGGGCGCTCTTTGGAGGACGCCGATCTACTGCGCAGTTACACGCTTGAGCAGCTTGAGCAGCATCCGCATGAGCAGCGAGTGGCGGCAGCGACGTGGGATGAATTGCTGAAGACTCCCGCCGCAAAGGTCAGTTCCTTCCTGAAGGCTTATTATCCGTCGACGACCGGTACGCGCGCTGGTACTCCACTCTTTCAGAAGCTCTGTGACGCTTACTTTCCCCAAAAACCCCCTACCGCCCCCTCCCGCGTATCTCAGCAGATCTCGTCCTTCCTCAAAGAGAAGGATACTTATCTCAAGATCGCCGAAGGCGAGTGGCCTTTTGAAACTGCTGTTGTTCCCGGTTTTACGCCGGAAGCCTCTGCATGGCAGAAAGATCGACTTGCCCGCCTGGTGCGGACACTGAAGCATGAATTGGCCCTTCCTCTGTTGCTAGCCGCATCGCAGTGTGCGACAGAGAAGAGATTCGCAGAGCTTGTTTTCATGCTTGAAATTTTCGCCTTCCGCTACAAAAATGTGTGCAGTGGACACGCAAGTCCCGCTCAAGCAATCTATTACGCCGAAGCGAAGCGGATTCGAGAAGCGACTGCGGCTGGCAAAGAGGTGCGGTGGAATGACCTTCGGATCAAGCTGCAAGGGCTTCTCGACAAGTCGGCGTCCGACGAGCATTTTAAAGTCAGTCTGGACAATCATCTGCGATACGATCGAGGGAGCGCACAAAAAGCTAACCTGCGTGAATTCCTCACCACCCTTGAAGATCATCGTGAATGGCTAGAAAAAGGCGCCCCGGGTCAGCCTAAGCCGAACATGATGTCCGTCTTCGACCTTCAACAGGTGACGATCGAGCACATCTACCCTCAGAACCCACTCCCGGGCGATGAGCAGCCCGAGATGCGCGAGCTCCTGAACCGACTGGGGAACCTGACATTCTTTGGGCCCCGTGAAAACTCCGATGCGGGAAACAAATCATTCTCAGTGAAGTGCAAGCAGTACTATGCGCAGAGTCAGGTGGGCTTGACTCGCAGTATGATCAAGTTTTCACAGTGGACAGAAACTGAATACAAAGAGCGCCTGCATGACCTACAGGCGGACGCGTGCAAAGTCTTCCGACTTCTCTGA
- a CDS encoding IS110 family transposase, producing MSERRARIWVGIDAGKAHHWAAVVDETGATLWSEKIENDESAILTALGGILDLAEEVHWAVDISSRSSALLLALLAAHGQQPVYVPGRTVNRMAGAYRGEAKTDARDAYVIAETARHRRDFATIGVPAQLAADLALLTAHRTDLVTDRVRTVNRLRDVLTGMFPALERAFDYSARKGALVLLTGYQTPAALRRRGLARLTSWLANRGVRDAGSVAATAMEAAQAQQTALPGEDAAAQIVADLATQILALDDRLKRLDRQIRDAFRTHAQAEIIESLPGMGPILGAEFIVAAGDMTAHTDAGYLASAAGLVPVPRDSGRRTGNLHRPKRYSRRLRRVFYLSAQTSIIRDGPNRDYYLKKRGEGCKHVQAVIALARRRTSVLWALLRDDRAFTPTPPIAQTA from the coding sequence GTGAGCGAACGACGGGCCCGGATATGGGTTGGTATCGACGCGGGCAAGGCCCATCACTGGGCCGCGGTGGTCGACGAGACCGGCGCGACTCTCTGGTCGGAGAAGATCGAAAATGACGAGTCGGCGATCCTGACCGCACTCGGCGGGATCCTGGACCTGGCCGAAGAGGTGCACTGGGCGGTGGACATCTCCAGCAGGTCCTCCGCACTGCTGCTGGCGCTGCTGGCAGCCCACGGGCAGCAGCCTGTCTACGTGCCCGGCCGGACGGTCAACCGCATGGCCGGCGCCTACCGGGGCGAGGCCAAGACGGATGCCCGCGACGCCTATGTCATCGCCGAAACCGCCCGCCACCGCCGGGACTTCGCCACCATCGGCGTCCCCGCACAGCTGGCCGCCGACCTCGCGCTCCTGACCGCTCACCGCACCGACCTGGTCACCGACCGAGTGCGAACGGTCAACCGGCTCCGCGACGTGCTCACCGGCATGTTCCCCGCCCTGGAGCGAGCCTTCGACTACTCGGCCCGCAAGGGCGCACTGGTGCTGCTGACCGGCTACCAGACCCCGGCCGCCCTGCGCCGGCGCGGCCTGGCCCGCCTGACCTCCTGGCTGGCCAATCGAGGGGTTCGCGACGCGGGCAGCGTGGCCGCCACGGCCATGGAAGCCGCCCAGGCCCAGCAGACCGCCCTGCCCGGCGAAGACGCCGCCGCACAGATCGTCGCCGACCTGGCCACGCAGATCCTGGCCCTGGACGACCGACTCAAGCGCCTCGACCGGCAGATCCGTGACGCCTTCCGCACCCACGCACAAGCCGAGATCATCGAGTCGCTGCCCGGCATGGGCCCCATCCTCGGAGCCGAGTTCATCGTCGCCGCGGGCGACATGACCGCCCACACCGACGCAGGCTACCTCGCCTCAGCCGCCGGACTGGTCCCCGTCCCACGCGACTCCGGCCGCCGCACCGGCAACCTGCACCGCCCCAAGCGATACAGCCGCCGCCTGCGCAGAGTCTTCTACCTCTCCGCGCAGACCAGCATCATCCGCGACGGCCCCAACCGGGACTACTACCTCAAGAAACGCGGCGAGGGCTGCAAACACGTCCAAGCCGTCATCGCCCTCGCACGACGCCGCACCAGTGTGTTGTGGGCCCTCCTGCGCGACGACCGGGCCTTCACCCCCACACCGCCCATCGCGCAGACGGCCTGA